Proteins encoded by one window of Lutibacter sp. A64:
- a CDS encoding IMPACT family protein, whose translation MDLEKDTYKTIEVAVGDALYKEKGSKFIGYVFPITSEEDAKKHIEELKKKHHAARHWCYSWQIGVGDISYRANDDGEPNNSAGQPIYGQILSKDLTNVLVAVVRYFGGTKLGVGGLISAYKTTAKLILEEAVIVTKTIDVFYQLIFEYKDMNKVMRIVKEQNLLIVNQKMELNCDFLISVRKKNASKVQQLFLDLRCLKIKEVTA comes from the coding sequence TACATACAAAACTATTGAAGTTGCTGTTGGCGATGCGCTTTATAAAGAGAAGGGAAGTAAATTTATAGGGTATGTTTTTCCAATTACTTCAGAAGAAGATGCAAAAAAACATATTGAGGAGTTAAAGAAAAAACACCATGCAGCACGGCATTGGTGTTATTCTTGGCAAATAGGTGTTGGAGATATTAGTTATAGAGCTAATGATGATGGAGAGCCAAATAATTCTGCAGGTCAACCTATTTACGGACAAATTTTATCAAAAGATCTAACCAATGTTTTAGTGGCTGTAGTACGTTATTTTGGAGGTACTAAATTAGGTGTAGGAGGTTTAATTAGCGCCTATAAAACTACCGCTAAATTAATTTTAGAAGAAGCGGTAATTGTAACAAAAACCATCGATGTTTTTTATCAACTTATTTTTGAATATAAAGATATGAATAAGGTAATGCGTATTGTTAAAGAGCAAAACCTTTTAATAGTAAATCAAAAAATGGAACTGAATTGTGATTTTCTAATTTCTGTTAGAAAAAAGAATGCATCAAAGGTTCAACAATTATTTTTAGATTTACGATGTTTAAAAATTAAAGAAGTTACAGCATAG